In one window of Syngnathus typhle isolate RoL2023-S1 ecotype Sweden linkage group LG7, RoL_Styp_1.0, whole genome shotgun sequence DNA:
- the ankrd34c gene encoding ankyrin repeat domain-containing protein 34C produces the protein MADILELRTDGNSLLKAVWLRRLRLTRLLLEGGAYINESNERGETPLMVACMSTHSDQQSVSKSKLVKYLLDNQADPNIQDKGGRTALMHACIHKAGHEVVDHLLSNGADPSLEDRGGASALVYAINADEKQTLKLLLDTCKAKGKEVIIITTDKSPSGTKTTKQYLNVPPSPELVDKSSPAYCTSPSDIIVTASPTIEQEQQNTVFSFQTKLKTSCSANKLANGPASPTRRPTSHKRARLPQLKRLQSEPWGLIAPSVLAERASSHDESKKASSNEEMVAGLNGLTLSKRATLSRQSSVDGKEIALPLVGEQGCKITTSLSVPPTSKAAYERSLGQHQPLARRSTVPTEQECANVGHPSLRDTMHKRRLGNDHYDSDSQLYSDSVMLDSPKVPVERRKMNTSPLAILTSSRESLDSNTSTSSPSTVRRRPPGLLERRGSGTLLLDYISHTRPGHLPPLNVNPNPPIPDIGASSKTLASGTRSLAPVAPSTPKRGGPKCKKKLVRRHSMQVEQMKQLSDFEELAHQ, from the coding sequence ATGGCTGACATTCTAGAGCTACGTACAGACGGGAACTCGCTCCTGAAAGCGGTGTGGCTCCGACGCTTGAGGCTCACCAGACTCCTCCTGGAAGGCGGCGCGTATATCAATGAGAGCAATGAACGCGGCGAGACGCCTCTCATGGTGGCCTGCATGTCGACGCACAGTGACCAGCAGAGTGTGAGTAAGTCTAAGCTGGTCAAATATTTGTTGGACAACCAGGCTGACCCCAACATACAAGACAAAGGAGGTCGGACCGCCCTGATGCACGCCTGCATCCACAAGGCGGGACACGAGGTGGTGGACCATCTGCTAAGCAACGGGGCGGATCCCAGCCTGGAGGACAGAGGTGGCGCCTCGGCGCTGGTTTACGCCATCAATGCAGATGAAAAGCAAACGCTGAAGCTGCTTCTGGATACTTGCAAAGCCAAAGGCAAAGAGGTTATTATAATCACCACTGATAAGTCGCCATCTGGCACCAAAACCACCAAACAGTACCTAAATGTCCCGCCGTCTCCAGAGCTGGTTGATAAGTCCTCGCCGGCATATTGCACCTCACCTTCTGATATCATCGTCACTGCATCTCCTACAATTGAGCAAGAGCAACAAAATACCGTCTTCAGCTTCCAAACAAAGTTGAAAACGTCCTGCTCGGCCAACAAACTGGCAAACGGGCCCGCATCGCCCACACGGCGGCCCACGAGCCACAAGCGAGCGCGTTTACCTCAGCTGAAGCGTCTGCAGTCGGAGCCGTGGGGACTGATAGCGCCCTCCGTGTTGGCCGAACGGGCGAGTAGCCACGACGAAAGCAAGAAGGCCAGCTCGAACGAGGAAATGGTGGCAGGCTTGAACGGCCTGACCCTGAGCAAAAGGGCCACTTTATCTCGGCAGAGCAGCGTGGATGGCAAGGAGATCGCTTTACCACTGGTGGGCGAGCAAGGCTGCAAAATAACAACCTCGCTGTCGGTTCCCCCAACCTCAAAAGCAGCCTACGAAAGATCATTGGGCCAGCACCAGCCTCTGGCACGACGCAGCACCGTGCCCACCGAGCAGGAGTGCGCCAACGTCGGACATCCCAGTCTGCGAGACACTATGCACAAACGGCGACTCGGGAACGACCACTACGACTCCGACTCCCAGCTCTACTCCGACTCCGTCATGCTGGACTCCCCCAAGGTGCCAGTGGAGCGACGGAAAATGAACACCTCACCTCTGGCCATACTGACCAGCTCCAGAGAGTCCCTGGACAGCAACACCAGCACGTCCTCACCCAGCACCGTCCGCCGGCGTCCGCCAGGCCTCTTGGAGAGGAGAGGCTCTGGCACCCTGCTTCTCGATTACATCTCCCACACAAGGCCGGGCCACCTGCCCCCTCTCAATGTCAACCCCAACCCTCCCATTCCTGACATTGGCGCCAGTAGCAAGACTTTGGCCAGCGGGACTCGATCCTTAGCTCCAGTAGCACCTAGCACACCAAAGAGAGGTGGACCCAAGTGCAAGAAGAAGCTTGTGAGAAGACATTCTATGCAAGTGGAGCAGATGAAGCAGCTGTCTGACTTTGAGGAGCTTGCTCATCAGTGA